From Symphalangus syndactylus isolate Jambi chromosome 17, NHGRI_mSymSyn1-v2.1_pri, whole genome shotgun sequence, one genomic window encodes:
- the RABAC1 gene encoding prenylated Rab acceptor protein 1: MAAQKDQQKDAEAEGLSATTLLPKLIPSGAGREWLERRRATIRPWSTFVDQQRFSRPRNLGELCQRLVRNVEYYQSNYVFVFLGLILYCVVTSPMLLVALAVFFGACYILYLRTLQSKLVLFGREVSPAHQYALAGGISFPFFWLAGAGSAVFWVLGATLVVIGSHAAFHQIEAVDGEELQMEPV, from the exons ATGGCAGCCCAGAAGGACCAGCAGAAAGATGCCGAGGCGGAAGGGCTGAGCGCCAC GACCCTGCTGCCGAAGCTGATTCCCTCCGGTGCAGGCCGGGAGTGGCTGGAGCGGCGCCGCGCGACCATCCGGCCCTGGAGCACCTTCGTGGACCAGCAGCGCTTCTCACGGCCCCGCAACCTGGGCGAGCTGTGCCAGCGCCTCGTACGCAACGTGGAGTACTACCAGAGCAACTATGTGTTCGTGTTCCTGGGCCTCATCCTGTACTGCGT GGTGACGTCCCCTATGTTGCTGGTGGCCCTGGCTGTCTTTTTCGGCGCCTGTTACATTCTCTATCTGCGCACCTTGCAGTCCAAGCTTGTGCTCTTTG GCCGAGAGGTGAGCCCAGCGCATCAGTACGCTCTGGCTGGAGGcatctccttccccttcttctgGCTGGCTGGTGCGGGCTCAGCTGTCTTCTGGGTGCTGG GAGCCACCCTGGTGGTCATCGGCTCCCACGCTGCCTTCCACCAGATTGAGGCTGTGGACGGGGAGGAGCTGCAGATGGAACCCGTGTGA